Proteins encoded by one window of Rhodobacteraceae bacterium IMCC1335:
- a CDS encoding acyl-CoA dehydrogenase, which yields MNFGLSEEQEMIVNTVRSFVEKEIYPHEDLVEQSAEVPREIAEDIKQKTIDMGFYACNFPESVGAAGLSHVDFALVERELGRGSMALTHFFGRPQNILMACQGTQVERYLKPAIRGEKMDALAMTEPGAGSDVRGMACSAQRYGGDWVLNGNKHFISGAEHADFVIVFVATGVDETPRGPKKRITTFLVDRGTPGFTIREGYKSVSHRGYKNMILEFDNCRLPDAQVLGEVDGGFSVMNEWLYATRITVATMAVGRARRCFEYALNYAAERKQFGQQIGKFQGVSFQISDMITEMDAADWLTLASAWRLDQGLPANREIASAKLYASEMLARVTDTTLQIFGGMGLMSDFPIERFWRDARVERIWDGTSEIQRHIISRDLLRPLNA from the coding sequence ATGAATTTTGGATTGAGCGAAGAGCAGGAGATGATCGTCAACACGGTGCGCAGCTTTGTTGAAAAAGAGATTTATCCGCATGAAGATCTGGTCGAGCAAAGTGCAGAGGTGCCCCGCGAAATCGCCGAAGATATAAAACAAAAAACCATTGATATGGGGTTTTACGCGTGTAACTTCCCCGAATCTGTGGGCGCTGCCGGTCTCTCCCATGTTGATTTTGCCTTGGTTGAGCGTGAATTGGGCCGCGGTTCGATGGCGCTAACGCATTTCTTTGGGCGCCCTCAAAATATCCTGATGGCTTGTCAGGGCACGCAGGTGGAACGTTATCTGAAACCCGCCATACGCGGCGAAAAAATGGATGCGCTGGCAATGACCGAACCGGGCGCAGGATCAGATGTGCGCGGCATGGCCTGCAGCGCCCAGCGCTATGGAGGGGATTGGGTTTTAAATGGTAATAAACACTTTATATCAGGCGCAGAGCACGCTGATTTTGTTATTGTATTTGTTGCAACTGGGGTAGATGAAACGCCGCGCGGCCCAAAGAAACGCATCACCACATTCTTAGTGGATCGGGGCACGCCTGGATTCACCATTCGCGAGGGCTATAAATCGGTCAGCCATCGCGGATATAAAAATATGATTTTGGAGTTTGACAATTGCCGATTGCCAGACGCGCAGGTTCTGGGTGAAGTCGATGGCGGATTTTCGGTTATGAATGAATGGCTTTATGCCACGCGGATCACCGTGGCCACGATGGCGGTTGGGCGCGCCCGCCGGTGTTTTGAATATGCATTGAATTATGCCGCTGAGCGCAAACAATTTGGGCAACAGATTGGAAAATTTCAGGGTGTAAGCTTTCAAATTTCTGATATGATCACCGAGATGGATGCGGCCGATTGGTTGACCTTGGCCTCTGCATGGCGGCTGGATCAAGGGCTTCCCGCAAACCGCGAAATTGCCAGCGCGAAGCTTTATGCCAGCGAAATGCTGGCGCGCGTCACCGATACCACGCTGCAAATATTTGGCGGTATGGGCTTGATGAGCGATTTTCCGATCGAACGGTTTTGGCGCGATGCCCGCGTCGAGCGGATTTGGGATGGCACCTCGGAAATTCAGCGCCATATCATCAGCCGCGATCTGTTGCGCCCGTTAAATGCTTAG
- a CDS encoding carnitine 3-dehydrogenase, translating to MVQKTAAIIGGGVIGGGWLARFLLNGWNVNLFDPDPQAERKIAAVLVNARHALPMLYERDLPKEGELTICKTIEQAVSAADWIQESVPERLEIKHNVIADIQKYCLQNAIIGSSTSGYKPSELQEKSDFPDQIVVAHPFNPVYLLPLIELVPSPRSGKTHIAQAQAHLTALGMFPLLVRKEIDAHIADRFLEAVWREGLWLIKDGIATTEEIDNAIRYGFGLRWAQMGLFETYRIAGGEEGMAHFIAQFGPCLDWPWTKLMDVPELTDELIQQIADQSDAQSGDLSIRALERKRDNNLVAILRSLKQQGNAAGALIGEHDRTLQPKFKPAPKLRSVSRVIPVDWTDYNGHMNEGRYGQVFSDAADSFMISIGADAAYIAAGHSYFTAETTVKYLQETHAGQHIYVESEVVLAEGKKLKLRHFMRADDGTTLASCEQFMLHVSLSTRKSCPPLPEVADRLNALKSAIEE from the coding sequence ATGGTTCAGAAAACGGCAGCGATAATCGGCGGTGGAGTGATTGGTGGCGGTTGGCTTGCGCGCTTTTTACTGAATGGCTGGAACGTGAATTTATTTGATCCCGATCCGCAGGCCGAGCGCAAAATTGCCGCCGTTTTGGTAAATGCCCGCCACGCATTGCCTATGCTTTATGAGCGCGATTTGCCCAAAGAAGGCGAATTAACGATTTGCAAGACCATTGAGCAGGCCGTCAGCGCTGCGGATTGGATCCAAGAAAGCGTTCCCGAGCGGCTCGAGATTAAGCATAATGTGATCGCGGATATTCAAAAATACTGTTTGCAAAACGCCATTATAGGATCTTCAACATCGGGGTATAAGCCATCTGAATTGCAAGAAAAATCAGATTTTCCAGATCAGATAGTCGTTGCCCATCCGTTTAACCCTGTCTATTTGCTGCCCTTGATTGAACTTGTTCCCAGCCCCCGCAGTGGCAAAACGCATATTGCGCAGGCGCAGGCGCATCTAACCGCGCTTGGCATGTTTCCTTTGCTGGTGCGCAAGGAAATTGATGCGCATATTGCCGATCGCTTTTTAGAAGCTGTTTGGCGCGAAGGCTTGTGGTTGATCAAAGATGGGATCGCCACGACAGAAGAAATTGACAATGCCATTCGCTATGGGTTCGGATTGCGTTGGGCGCAGATGGGGCTTTTTGAGACGTATCGGATTGCAGGCGGTGAAGAGGGCATGGCGCATTTTATCGCCCAGTTTGGGCCGTGCCTCGATTGGCCTTGGACCAAATTGATGGATGTGCCCGAATTGACCGATGAGTTGATTCAACAAATTGCCGATCAATCTGACGCACAATCGGGGGATTTGTCGATCCGCGCGTTAGAGCGCAAGCGCGATAACAATTTGGTAGCTATTTTGCGCAGTCTTAAGCAGCAGGGCAATGCCGCCGGCGCTTTGATTGGCGAGCATGATCGCACTTTACAGCCCAAGTTTAAGCCCGCGCCCAAACTGCGCAGCGTATCGCGGGTGATCCCCGTTGATTGGACGGATTACAATGGCCACATGAATGAGGGGCGCTATGGGCAAGTGTTTTCTGATGCTGCGGATAGTTTTATGATTTCGATCGGGGCTGATGCTGCATATATCGCCGCGGGGCATAGCTATTTTACCGCCGAAACCACAGTGAAATATTTGCAAGAAACCCATGCAGGGCAGCATATCTACGTTGAAAGCGAGGTTGTGCTTGCCGAGGGCAAAAAATTGAAGCTGCGCCATTTTATGCGCGCCGATGATGGCACGACCTTAGCAAGCTGTGAGCAATTCATGCTGCATGTCAGCCTGAGCACCCGAAAATCATGCCCGCCTTTGCCCGAGGTGGCGGATCGTTTGAATGCGCTGAAATCGGCGATTGAGGAGTAG
- a CDS encoding SDR family oxidoreductase produces MARRVVLTGAASGIGLVMAKRFSDLGDRVALCDSSPAHLAAAQAALPNAITALADVTDEGQMQQFFAQVSAVFAGVDIFISNAGTGGPAGPLDALQYDAWQACLSVNLNGAFLGARWASETMRAQGAGVILFMSSSSGLHGVPMRSPYVAAKWGLIGLTKTLAMELGPSGVRVNAICPGAVEGDRMQHVLEIEANATGRSLEEMRQQYSQGVSLRRFVSPEDIADMAVFLSSEAARQVTGQALAVDGHTERMV; encoded by the coding sequence ATGGCACGGCGGGTTGTGCTGACCGGGGCAGCTTCTGGCATTGGCTTGGTGATGGCAAAGCGATTTTCCGATTTGGGCGATCGGGTGGCGCTGTGCGACAGTTCGCCCGCGCATCTGGCCGCAGCGCAAGCGGCGCTTCCGAACGCGATAACGGCTTTGGCGGATGTGACCGACGAAGGTCAAATGCAGCAATTTTTTGCTCAGGTTTCGGCTGTCTTTGCGGGGGTGGATATTTTTATCAGCAATGCGGGCACGGGCGGGCCTGCAGGGCCGCTTGACGCATTGCAATATGACGCGTGGCAAGCCTGTCTGTCGGTAAATTTAAACGGTGCTTTTCTGGGTGCGCGTTGGGCCTCAGAGACGATGCGCGCGCAAGGTGCGGGCGTGATCCTGTTTATGTCGTCAAGTTCTGGGCTGCATGGGGTTCCGATGCGCAGCCCCTATGTGGCGGCAAAATGGGGCTTGATTGGCCTCACCAAAACATTGGCGATGGAGCTTGGCCCAAGCGGCGTGCGGGTAAACGCGATCTGCCCCGGCGCGGTTGAGGGTGATCGCATGCAGCATGTGCTTGAGATCGAGGCAAACGCAACCGGGCGCAGTCTCGAAGAAATGCGCCAACAATATAGCCAAGGCGTGTCGTTGCGGCGGTTCGTTAGCCCGGAAGATATTGCCGATATGGCGGTGTTCCTAAGCTCAGAGGCAGCCCGACAGGTGACCGGCCAGGCCTTGGCGGTGGACGGGCATACCGAACGTATGGTTTAG
- a CDS encoding 3-keto-5-aminohexanoate cleavage protein, which yields MPLTMNRDVFITCAVTGSGATQNRSRYVPRSPQEIADSAIAAARAGAAVVHCHVRDPETGAPSRNLAFYREVTERIRDSEVDMVLNLTAGMGGDIVFGDASAPLPLQKGTDMVSAEERIAHIAECLPEICTLDCGTMNFAEADYVMTNTPGMLQAMARRMSELGVKPEIEAFDTGHLWYAKQLVQDGALAPQALVQLCMGVPWGAPDDLNTFMAMVNNVPDDWTFSVFSLGRNQMAYVAAAVLAGGNVRVGLEDNLWLEKGVLAENYQLVERARTIIENMGARVMGPAALREKLGLIKRAPRG from the coding sequence ATGCCGCTTACAATGAATCGTGATGTGTTTATCACATGCGCTGTTACCGGATCAGGCGCCACGCAAAATCGCAGCCGCTATGTGCCGCGCAGCCCGCAGGAAATCGCCGATAGCGCAATTGCAGCTGCCCGCGCAGGCGCGGCAGTGGTGCATTGCCATGTGCGCGATCCTGAAACCGGCGCGCCAAGCCGCAATCTGGCCTTTTATCGCGAGGTGACCGAACGCATCCGCGACTCGGAGGTTGATATGGTGTTGAACCTGACCGCGGGGATGGGCGGGGATATCGTGTTCGGGGATGCTTCGGCGCCTTTGCCGTTGCAAAAGGGCACCGATATGGTGTCGGCCGAAGAACGCATCGCGCATATTGCCGAATGCCTGCCCGAAATCTGCACCTTAGATTGCGGCACAATGAATTTTGCCGAAGCCGATTACGTGATGACTAATACGCCGGGGATGTTGCAGGCGATGGCGCGTCGGATGAGCGAACTGGGCGTAAAGCCCGAAATAGAGGCCTTCGATACGGGGCATTTATGGTATGCCAAACAGCTGGTACAGGATGGTGCGTTGGCGCCGCAAGCTTTGGTTCAATTATGTATGGGGGTGCCGTGGGGCGCGCCTGATGATCTTAATACGTTTATGGCCATGGTGAATAATGTTCCCGATGATTGGACTTTCAGCGTATTTTCCTTGGGCCGCAACCAAATGGCTTATGTGGCCGCGGCGGTGCTGGCCGGGGGCAATGTACGCGTTGGGCTGGAAGATAATTTATGGCTGGAAAAAGGCGTTTTGGCTGAAAATTATCAATTGGTTGAGCGCGCAAGGACCATAATCGAAAATATGGGTGCCCGCGTAATGGGCCCCGCAGCTTTGCGCGAAAAGCTTGGGCTGATCAAACGCGCCCCGCGGGGCTAG
- a CDS encoding 23S rRNA methyltransferase: protein MDQDKKNTSGRGQRDLKVKVKSARGRSVSQVRWLQRQLNDPYVKRAQSEGYRGRAAFKILELDDKYGFLKPGVRVVDLGCAPGGWCQVAARRVNALGDKKNKPKGSVLGVDLQEVEPVAGAEIYQLDFLEEEADLKVKDWLGGTADVVMSDMAAASSGHKQTDHLRIISLCEAAAYFAFDVLEEGGTFVAKVLAGGAEGELQKLLKQRFTKVANVKPPASRADSSEKFVVALGYRGAP from the coding sequence ATGGATCAGGATAAGAAAAATACATCTGGGCGCGGTCAGCGTGATCTAAAGGTGAAGGTAAAGTCGGCGCGCGGTCGCTCGGTATCTCAAGTGCGCTGGCTGCAGCGGCAATTGAACGATCCTTACGTAAAAAGAGCCCAATCCGAAGGATATCGGGGGCGCGCCGCGTTTAAAATTCTAGAGCTTGATGACAAATACGGATTTTTAAAACCTGGGGTGCGCGTTGTTGATTTGGGATGTGCGCCAGGGGGCTGGTGCCAAGTGGCGGCGCGGCGGGTCAATGCGTTGGGCGATAAAAAGAACAAACCCAAAGGCTCTGTGTTGGGCGTGGATTTGCAAGAAGTCGAACCGGTTGCGGGCGCTGAAATATATCAGCTGGATTTCTTGGAAGAAGAGGCCGATCTAAAGGTCAAAGACTGGCTTGGGGGCACGGCGGATGTTGTCATGTCGGATATGGCGGCGGCCAGTTCCGGCCATAAGCAGACGGACCATTTGAGGATTATTTCATTATGCGAGGCCGCTGCTTATTTTGCTTTTGACGTGTTGGAAGAGGGGGGAACTTTCGTGGCAAAGGTGCTCGCTGGCGGAGCGGAAGGCGAGTTGCAAAAGCTTCTCAAGCAAAGGTTTACCAAAGTGGCCAATGTTAAACCACCGGCCAGCCGAGCCGATAGTTCAGAAAAATTCGTCGTGGCTTTGGGCTATCGCGGCGCGCCCTAA
- a CDS encoding Ppx/GppA family phosphatase has protein sequence MAPKRLKGAGAFPKPVESPAPIPPSPTELYAALDLGTNSCRMLIAQPKGSQFHVVDSFSKSVQLGTGLEKTGRLSRSSMQRTIHALRVCQLKLKQHGVTRMRLVATEACRRAANAREFIRQVKREAGLQLEIIEPEEEARLAVISCAPLVSIKTEQLLVVDIGGGSTELVWIDLSSVPKRERPRAIMRLHAGFHPAESPFAAAKVVDWISVPLGVATLRDQFNDVEDDSARYALMSWFFEENLAEFAPYRDEQPRDGFQIIGTSGTVTTVAASHLGLKRYDRTKVDGLRMTSDQIDRVINSYLALGPAGRQLDPRIGSDRQALIMSGSAILQALLRCWPTERLSVADRGLREGLLYAQMSRDGVLEDAPL, from the coding sequence ATGGCGCCTAAGCGTCTCAAAGGTGCAGGCGCGTTCCCGAAACCGGTAGAAAGCCCTGCGCCGATACCGCCCAGCCCAACCGAGCTTTACGCCGCTTTGGACCTGGGTACGAACAGTTGCCGGATGCTGATTGCCCAACCCAAGGGCAGCCAGTTTCACGTGGTTGATAGCTTTTCCAAATCTGTTCAATTGGGAACGGGTTTGGAAAAAACGGGTCGGCTGAGCCGCAGCTCAATGCAGCGCACGATACACGCGTTGCGGGTGTGCCAGCTGAAGTTGAAGCAGCATGGTGTGACGCGGATGCGCTTGGTCGCCACCGAAGCATGTCGGCGTGCGGCGAATGCGCGTGAGTTTATCCGCCAGGTGAAACGCGAGGCGGGCCTGCAGCTGGAAATCATCGAGCCGGAAGAAGAAGCGCGGTTGGCGGTGATTTCCTGTGCACCTTTGGTGAGTATTAAAACCGAGCAGCTTTTGGTGGTGGATATTGGCGGCGGCTCTACCGAATTGGTCTGGATTGATTTATCTTCTGTACCAAAGCGCGAGCGGCCGCGGGCCATCATGCGGCTGCACGCCGGCTTTCATCCGGCCGAAAGCCCTTTTGCCGCCGCGAAAGTTGTCGATTGGATAAGCGTGCCGCTGGGCGTTGCGACATTGCGCGATCAATTCAATGATGTTGAAGATGATTCAGCCCGTTATGCATTGATGAGCTGGTTTTTCGAAGAAAACTTGGCAGAATTTGCCCCCTATCGCGATGAACAACCCCGTGATGGATTTCAGATCATTGGCACATCGGGCACCGTCACGACGGTTGCAGCCAGTCATCTTGGGTTGAAGCGCTATGATCGCACCAAAGTGGATGGGTTGCGTATGACCTCGGATCAGATTGACCGCGTGATCAATTCTTACCTAGCGTTGGGCCCGGCAGGGCGGCAGCTGGATCCGCGGATCGGCAGCGACCGGCAGGCTTTGATCATGTCGGGATCGGCCATCCTGCAAGCTTTGTTGCGCTGTTGGCCAACCGAGCGTCTTTCAGTTGCGGATCGCGGTTTGCGCGAGGGTTTATTATACGCCCAGATGAGCCGCGATGGCGTATTAGAGGATGCACCGCTGTAA
- a CDS encoding methylenetetrahydrofolate reductase — MALFNFSKKQNQTGVLNKDLESFLADYSIEVMPRTAQKVEDFREILPQETRVYIAHIEGTPIEDMVATAARLAKEGFSVMPHFPARIIKDKATLENWIAQYQGEAGVDQALLLAGGVTTPYGDYDSSMQLLETELFDKAGFKHLHVAGHPEGNKDIDPDGSMKNVEAALHWKQAFSQRTGAQMALATQFAFEAGPIIEWANAIKAAGIDIPIHIGIAGPAKLQTMIKFAIACGVGPSLKVLQKRAMDVTKLLLPYEPTEVLTQLAQHKAKHTDFNITNVHIFPLGGIKTSATWVTEHGGKSGIPAQIVEG, encoded by the coding sequence ATGGCTTTATTCAACTTTTCAAAAAAACAAAACCAGACCGGCGTGCTTAATAAAGATCTGGAAAGCTTTCTCGCAGATTATTCGATCGAGGTGATGCCCAGAACCGCCCAAAAGGTTGAAGATTTCCGGGAGATCCTGCCGCAGGAGACGCGGGTCTATATCGCGCATATCGAAGGCACGCCAATCGAAGACATGGTGGCCACCGCAGCGCGATTGGCAAAAGAAGGGTTTTCGGTGATGCCGCATTTTCCGGCGCGGATCATCAAGGATAAAGCCACGCTGGAAAATTGGATCGCACAATATCAAGGCGAGGCGGGTGTAGATCAAGCCCTGCTGCTGGCTGGCGGCGTCACTACGCCTTATGGCGATTATGACAGCTCAATGCAACTGCTTGAAACCGAGTTGTTCGACAAAGCGGGGTTTAAACACCTGCACGTGGCCGGACATCCCGAAGGCAATAAAGACATCGATCCCGATGGCAGCATGAAAAATGTCGAAGCCGCATTGCATTGGAAGCAAGCCTTTTCACAAAGAACGGGCGCGCAGATGGCTTTGGCCACCCAATTTGCCTTTGAGGCGGGGCCGATTATCGAATGGGCAAACGCCATAAAAGCCGCTGGCATTGATATTCCGATACATATCGGGATTGCAGGGCCGGCAAAATTACAAACCATGATAAAATTTGCGATCGCATGCGGCGTCGGGCCCTCGTTGAAGGTTCTTCAAAAGCGCGCAATGGATGTGACCAAGCTTTTGCTGCCCTATGAACCCACCGAAGTGTTAACGCAGCTTGCGCAGCACAAAGCAAAACATACGGATTTTAATATTACAAACGTTCATATCTTCCCGCTGGGTGGAATAAAAACAAGCGCCACTTGGGTGACCGAGCATGGCGGAAAATCGGGCATACCAGCCCAAATCGTGGAAGGATAA
- a CDS encoding methyltetrahydrofolate cobalamin methyltransferase, whose translation MARTIVESKTKTATLGFDEPFCVIGERINPTGRKKLAAELEAGDFSTVEKDALAQVAAGANILDINAGVVYNSNPNPNETEPPLMRQMIELVQGLTDVPLCIDSSVPEALEMGLQMAEGRPLLNSVTGEEDRLEFVLPLVQKYNVPVVAISNDDTGISEDPDVRFAVAKKIVERAADFNIPAYDIVVDPLVMPIGAMATAGQQVFTLVRRLREELGVNTTCGASNVSFGLPNRHGINNAFLPMAMGAGMTSAIMNPVALPVTQAKIAEKKAAVEAAGIILPPEMDDETFVTLFGLGSTQARPGKEMEAIRAANLLTNNDPHGGAWIQFNKPAGSSGEAGGRGGRRGGRRRA comes from the coding sequence ATGGCCCGCACAATCGTTGAATCAAAGACAAAAACAGCAACACTTGGGTTTGATGAACCATTTTGTGTTATTGGAGAGCGTATCAACCCCACGGGCCGCAAAAAGCTTGCCGCAGAATTAGAGGCGGGTGATTTTTCAACCGTTGAAAAAGATGCATTGGCTCAAGTCGCTGCGGGCGCCAATATTTTGGATATCAATGCCGGGGTGGTCTATAATTCCAACCCAAACCCGAATGAAACCGAACCGCCTTTGATGAGGCAAATGATCGAACTGGTGCAAGGGCTAACCGACGTGCCGCTTTGCATCGATAGCTCGGTTCCCGAAGCGCTCGAAATGGGCCTTCAAATGGCAGAAGGCCGCCCGCTTTTAAACTCGGTGACCGGCGAAGAGGATCGCTTGGAATTCGTTCTGCCTTTGGTGCAGAAATACAATGTGCCCGTGGTGGCGATTTCAAACGATGATACCGGCATCTCAGAAGATCCCGACGTGCGCTTTGCCGTCGCCAAAAAAATTGTTGAACGGGCCGCCGATTTTAATATTCCCGCCTATGATATCGTTGTTGACCCGTTGGTGATGCCGATCGGAGCAATGGCCACAGCGGGCCAGCAAGTCTTTACATTGGTGCGTCGCCTGCGCGAGGAATTGGGCGTAAATACGACCTGCGGTGCCTCAAACGTATCGTTTGGTCTGCCCAACCGCCATGGGATCAACAACGCCTTTTTGCCCATGGCGATGGGCGCGGGAATGACCTCTGCGATCATGAACCCGGTTGCCTTGCCCGTGACCCAAGCCAAAATTGCCGAGAAGAAGGCCGCGGTCGAAGCTGCTGGAATCATTCTGCCCCCCGAAATGGATGACGAAACCTTTGTCACACTGTTCGGCCTTGGATCCACTCAAGCGCGCCCCGGCAAAGAGATGGAGGCCATCCGGGCTGCCAATTTATTAACCAATAATGATCCGCATGGCGGCGCATGGATCCAGTTTAATAAACCCGCTGGCAGCAGTGGCGAGGCCGGCGGGCGTGGCGGCAGACGCGGCGGACGGCGGCGCGCATGA
- a CDS encoding tetratricopeptide repeat protein has translation MREMILMARDPLDVKKKLLSMFQNGQFILVLKQAEKLCSKAPNDPENWNLLGAVHNKLENFGEAKLAFQRVINLTPFNADAHFNLGKVLGSTGQKTDAIKAYKKAVKIEPKHFKSWYNLATLLKEHGEASSALRALHRTIKLQPNFPQAYNNLGSLLGELNQPIKSAQAFKKALSLKPDYAEAYYNLGNALQDRDKLEEAIASYNEALSIKPDYAEAHNNLGNALQDRDKLEEAIASYNEALSIKPDYAEAHNNLGNALKDQGKLDEAIASYEKAISLKPDYAEAYNNMGVTLNEHSKLEEAIEAYKKALSIKPDYAEAHRHVSLVTKYNSGNAQISTVEALLKRTDLNDSDRCNLLYTNAKMQEDLGNLRSAFDSYVAGGDLRQNLLAYELKQDEHLFDRIKKIAPQFKDVVLDAPKKLYRHTPIFILGMPRSGTTLVEQIIASHSEVTGAGELGYVSQFGGQLASGPTAPSLEALAVFRDRYLTELAKSTDGQAFTTDKMPQNFRYIALICAVFPEAKIIHVQRNSKATCWSNFKHYFASKGLGYSYKLGDTVKYHGLYKDLMHFWVQSYSDRIYNLDYEKLTEDQEPETRRLIEYLALNWEEACLAPQNNKRAVKTASQQQVRQKVYKGSSQAWRKFEPFLDGVFDGLEA, from the coding sequence ATGAGAGAAATGATTTTGATGGCACGTGATCCACTCGATGTAAAAAAAAAATTATTATCAATGTTTCAAAATGGCCAATTTATCTTAGTTCTAAAGCAGGCCGAAAAGCTGTGCAGTAAAGCTCCTAATGACCCAGAAAATTGGAATTTGCTTGGGGCTGTACATAATAAGTTGGAAAATTTTGGTGAGGCAAAGCTTGCTTTTCAACGGGTAATAAACTTGACGCCTTTTAACGCTGATGCACATTTTAATTTAGGTAAGGTCTTGGGCTCAACCGGTCAAAAAACTGATGCTATAAAAGCCTACAAAAAAGCTGTTAAAATTGAACCAAAACATTTTAAAAGCTGGTATAATTTGGCCACATTATTGAAGGAGCACGGAGAAGCTTCTAGTGCCTTGAGGGCCCTCCATAGAACTATCAAATTACAGCCTAATTTTCCTCAAGCTTATAACAACTTAGGCAGTTTATTGGGAGAGTTAAACCAACCAATTAAATCTGCGCAAGCCTTCAAAAAGGCGTTATCACTCAAGCCTGATTATGCAGAAGCCTATTACAACTTGGGCAATGCTCTCCAAGACCGAGACAAGCTTGAGGAAGCAATAGCATCTTACAACGAAGCGCTTTCAATAAAGCCTGATTATGCAGAAGCGCACAACAACTTGGGCAATGCTCTCCAAGACCGAGACAAGCTTGAGGAAGCAATAGCATCTTACAACGAAGCGCTTTCAATAAAGCCTGATTATGCAGAAGCGCACAACAACTTGGGCAATGCTCTCAAAGATCAAGGCAAGCTTGACGAGGCGATAGCCTCTTACGAAAAAGCCATATCTTTAAAGCCTGATTATGCTGAGGCCTACAACAACATGGGCGTTACTCTCAACGAACACAGTAAGCTTGAAGAAGCAATAGAGGCTTACAAAAAAGCCCTCTCCATCAAGCCTGATTATGCTGAGGCCCATAGGCATGTCAGCTTAGTAACTAAGTATAACTCCGGTAACGCTCAGATTAGTACCGTTGAAGCGTTACTGAAACGGACTGACTTAAACGACTCAGATAGATGCAATTTGCTCTACACAAACGCCAAAATGCAGGAGGACCTAGGAAATTTGAGATCCGCATTTGATAGCTATGTGGCTGGGGGTGATCTCAGGCAGAATTTACTAGCGTATGAACTTAAGCAAGATGAGCATCTGTTTGATCGAATTAAAAAAATAGCACCACAGTTTAAAGATGTTGTCTTGGATGCACCGAAAAAACTGTACAGGCATACTCCCATATTTATTCTTGGGATGCCTAGATCTGGAACGACTTTGGTCGAGCAAATTATTGCTTCCCACTCTGAAGTCACTGGTGCAGGCGAACTGGGTTACGTATCACAATTCGGAGGACAACTAGCCTCAGGCCCAACGGCACCTTCATTAGAAGCCTTGGCGGTTTTTAGAGATCGTTATTTAACAGAGCTTGCCAAAAGTACTGATGGTCAAGCTTTTACAACCGATAAGATGCCACAAAACTTCAGATACATCGCATTAATTTGTGCAGTATTTCCAGAAGCAAAGATCATCCACGTGCAGAGAAACTCAAAAGCTACATGCTGGTCAAACTTCAAACACTATTTTGCTTCAAAAGGCCTTGGATACTCTTACAAACTTGGAGATACAGTCAAATACCACGGGCTATACAAAGATCTCATGCACTTCTGGGTCCAAAGCTACAGTGACCGTATTTATAACCTCGACTACGAAAAGCTAACAGAAGATCAAGAGCCAGAGACACGGCGCTTGATTGAATACTTGGCGCTTAATTGGGAAGAAGCATGTCTGGCTCCACAGAATAACAAGAGGGCTGTGAAAACGGCTTCCCAGCAGCAAGTTCGGCAGAAAGTTTACAAGGGCAGCTCGCAAGCTTGGCGCAAGTTTGAGCCATTCTTGGATGGCGTCTTTGATGGGCTTGAAGCTTAA
- a CDS encoding transcriptional regulator yields the protein MVSQYRVLLKSQRLLWRVALNQIRNRDITSKAQKYCPISAAAEIIADHWSVIILRDIGVCKQRTFNSILANNNENISSATLANRLKRMCDIGLLRTINDPGHSQRKIYCLNSKAIELMPILIDMSVWALKHAPPSSAPISPPEELERPLSLYSKKLVDELRMAHL from the coding sequence ATGGTTTCGCAATATCGTGTTCTTTTGAAAAGCCAGCGATTATTATGGAGAGTTGCCTTGAACCAAATTCGTAACCGGGACATAACATCTAAAGCCCAAAAATATTGTCCCATTTCTGCTGCCGCTGAGATAATTGCTGATCATTGGTCAGTTATCATCCTTCGGGATATAGGTGTTTGCAAGCAAAGGACCTTCAATTCAATTTTGGCTAACAATAATGAAAATATATCTAGCGCTACTCTGGCAAATCGCCTTAAGCGGATGTGTGATATAGGACTTCTCAGAACCATTAATGACCCTGGGCATTCGCAACGAAAGATTTATTGTTTAAACTCAAAGGCAATAGAACTGATGCCAATTTTGATCGATATGTCTGTCTGGGCGCTAAAGCATGCTCCGCCCTCGAGTGCACCTATTTCGCCTCCAGAAGAATTGGAGCGGCCATTATCTTTATATTCAAAAAAGTTGGTTGACGAATTGCGAATGGCGCACCTTTGA